The following coding sequences lie in one Novipirellula aureliae genomic window:
- a CDS encoding MBL fold metallo-hydrolase, giving the protein MAAKLKITVVVENTARGQGMLAEHGLAICIQYGEKQIFFDTGQGFVLQQNARKLGIHLRRTDAVVLSHGHYDHTGGLAILIKQNPDLQLFAHPAAFEEKYSLNAAGTSRDVGLPKASVSAVQDLRHPSTATIEPTCICGGLFATGTVPRTADFEAEPESFCLDPSGSRRDELEDDQALYFESSEGTVVLLGCAHRGVISTLKYVQTLTKDRPIHAVFGGMHLVNATATRIERTVQAIQEINPAIIGPAHCTGDAATGAFWCAMPDRTVGYHVGSRFEFDGVIDF; this is encoded by the coding sequence ATGGCAGCAAAACTAAAAATAACGGTCGTTGTCGAGAATACGGCTCGCGGCCAAGGAATGCTCGCTGAACACGGACTGGCGATTTGTATTCAGTACGGTGAGAAACAAATCTTCTTCGATACGGGCCAAGGATTCGTTCTTCAGCAAAATGCCAGGAAGCTTGGTATCCATTTGCGCCGTACCGATGCCGTGGTACTCAGTCACGGTCACTATGACCACACGGGCGGATTAGCGATTCTGATCAAACAGAATCCTGATTTGCAATTATTCGCTCATCCAGCAGCGTTTGAGGAGAAGTACAGTCTGAATGCCGCAGGGACAAGTCGCGATGTTGGTTTGCCTAAAGCCTCGGTTTCGGCGGTACAGGATTTACGGCACCCCTCAACCGCAACCATTGAGCCAACATGCATCTGCGGAGGCTTGTTCGCAACCGGGACGGTCCCACGTACCGCCGATTTCGAAGCAGAACCAGAGAGCTTTTGTTTGGATCCAAGCGGAAGTCGGCGGGACGAACTCGAGGACGACCAAGCACTTTATTTTGAATCCAGCGAGGGGACGGTCGTCTTGTTAGGCTGTGCCCATCGCGGGGTGATTAGTACTCTGAAGTATGTTCAGACATTGACAAAGGATCGGCCCATTCATGCCGTCTTTGGTGGTATGCACCTGGTCAATGCGACGGCAACGCGGATTGAACGCACGGTCCAAGCGATTCAGGAAATCAATCCGGCAATCATCGGCCCTGCACATTGTACGGGCGATGCCGCGACCGGGGCGTTTTGGTGTGCGATGCCCGATCGCACGGTCGGTTATCACGTCGGGTCACGCTTCGAGTTCGACGGCGTTATCGACTTTTAG
- a CDS encoding heparinase II/III domain-containing protein, with product MTTVALRFVFMVFLTSILTVDLFAQTNSESVYSYPPEVTLSSVSERIVPAAKPHPRLFADSEKLARLADLSDASTLKKTLADAVVQEARYLDSAPPITRRLEGRRLLGMSRRCLDRVITLSTAYYLTGDSSFVRRCEKEMLAAAAFSDWNPSHYLDVAEMTLALAIGYDWLYDELSPESRQLISSAIVEKGVELPWTTEHNGWVRASNNWGQVCHAGMVAGALAIMDDYPELAAKTVHRAITNVPNSMRAIAPKGSYPEGPGYWAYGIGFNVLLIDALESVMGTDFGLSKAPGFAQTGNYPALVTGPSGLTFNYADGGAGRQPQESLFWFASRYDSPECLQGEALRIENFAKTLKKGNSGTGSNRLLPLALLWMNGEEVEAESLVESESLPLHFSSDGSVPITIHRSDWSRHPATFMGTKAGSPSANHGQMDIGSFVLDADGVRWAVDLGAEGYHGIEQRGMNLWSRKQDSDRWKIFRQRNEGHNTLVINEQLQNASGFAKVIDFSDDPNNAFTVMDLTDIYRGQAKLIHRRFEMAPNGIVTIKDIIKGILPGSKVRWGMVTYGKPTRSSSSDVMHLAQKNKTLRLKIESPTSAEWQTIDTATPHHEWDSPNPGTQMVAFEAIAPESGELSLVVELVPGSVK from the coding sequence ATGACCACTGTTGCACTTCGTTTCGTCTTTATGGTTTTTCTGACCTCCATTTTGACTGTCGATCTCTTCGCACAGACGAATTCTGAATCCGTCTATTCCTATCCGCCTGAGGTTACTTTGAGCTCGGTTAGCGAGCGTATTGTCCCTGCGGCAAAACCACATCCTCGCTTGTTTGCGGATTCTGAAAAGCTCGCTCGACTGGCTGATTTGTCGGATGCCTCCACCCTAAAGAAAACGCTCGCGGACGCTGTGGTTCAAGAAGCTCGGTATCTCGATTCCGCACCGCCGATCACACGGCGATTGGAGGGGCGACGACTGCTGGGAATGTCACGAAGATGTCTCGATCGTGTAATAACGCTCTCGACGGCCTATTACCTAACGGGTGATTCGTCCTTTGTTCGCCGCTGCGAAAAGGAGATGCTTGCAGCGGCTGCGTTTTCTGATTGGAACCCGAGTCATTATCTTGATGTGGCGGAGATGACGCTCGCACTCGCGATTGGCTATGATTGGCTTTACGATGAACTCAGCCCCGAATCACGGCAATTGATCTCTTCAGCGATCGTCGAAAAGGGGGTCGAATTACCTTGGACAACGGAGCACAATGGTTGGGTTCGAGCAAGTAACAATTGGGGACAAGTGTGTCATGCCGGCATGGTCGCTGGAGCATTGGCCATAATGGACGACTATCCTGAATTGGCAGCCAAGACGGTCCACCGTGCTATCACAAATGTACCGAATTCAATGCGTGCGATTGCGCCCAAAGGAAGTTATCCGGAAGGCCCTGGGTACTGGGCCTATGGCATCGGTTTTAACGTGCTCCTAATCGATGCACTTGAGTCCGTGATGGGAACCGATTTCGGGTTAAGCAAAGCTCCAGGATTCGCTCAGACAGGCAATTACCCCGCTCTGGTAACGGGACCGTCGGGGCTAACGTTCAACTATGCCGACGGTGGGGCGGGACGGCAGCCTCAAGAATCATTGTTTTGGTTCGCCTCTCGATACGACTCGCCTGAGTGTTTGCAGGGGGAAGCATTGCGGATTGAGAATTTTGCCAAAACCTTAAAAAAAGGCAACTCAGGAACGGGATCGAATCGCTTGCTACCGCTGGCACTGTTATGGATGAACGGTGAGGAAGTCGAAGCAGAATCTCTTGTTGAATCCGAATCGCTGCCTTTACATTTCAGTAGCGATGGCAGTGTTCCGATTACCATTCATCGCAGTGATTGGTCACGGCATCCGGCGACGTTTATGGGAACGAAGGCGGGATCGCCCTCCGCGAATCATGGGCAAATGGATATCGGTTCCTTCGTTCTCGACGCCGACGGGGTGCGTTGGGCAGTCGATTTAGGAGCCGAAGGGTATCACGGCATCGAACAACGGGGAATGAATTTATGGAGCCGAAAGCAGGATTCCGATCGCTGGAAAATTTTTCGCCAACGCAACGAAGGACACAACACGCTCGTCATCAATGAGCAACTACAAAATGCGTCAGGCTTTGCCAAAGTGATCGATTTTAGCGATGATCCAAACAACGCTTTCACCGTGATGGACCTGACGGACATCTATCGGGGACAAGCGAAATTGATTCATCGTCGTTTTGAAATGGCACCTAATGGGATCGTGACCATCAAAGATATCATCAAGGGAATCCTACCGGGGTCGAAAGTTCGCTGGGGCATGGTAACCTACGGCAAACCAACGCGTTCAAGTTCGTCAGACGTTATGCATCTCGCCCAAAAAAATAAAACATTGCGATTGAAAATTGAAAGTCCAACTTCGGCAGAATGGCAGACGATCGATACTGCGACTCCACATCACGAGTGGGACTCTCCTAATCCTGGTACCCAGATGGTCGCGTTCGAAGCGATCGCACCAGAATCGGGTGAGTTGAGCTTGGTTGTCGAGTTGGTTCCAGGATCGGTCAAATAG
- a CDS encoding 6-phosphofructokinase yields MSKKCIGVLTSGGDCPGLNAVIRGVVKSSSQLGYDCIGFLKGYEGLHDPVRYKTLTPQNTTGILNQGGTILGSTNKGRFAATVGVSDRVEIDPELLAGVKVTIDQLGIEGLVCVGGDGSLAIAQQFHEYGIPVVGVPKTIDNDLSSTAFTFGFDSAVECATNALDRLHTTAASHGRIMVLEVMGRHAGWIALHAGIAGGGDVILIPEIPWTWENVCHKILSRESQGKAFTLVVVAEGAALPDGQSVGLERAGAQTQLGGIGQIVAAEIERRLHHETRVCVLGHLQRGGSPTTFDRVLATQYGAHAVRLIVEGKFGEMVCYQPPTVSSVPITEAVNQLRQVDPQSSAVQAAQALGISFGNTHADASPFVAKAERFERNRVPSTADLGQSAVLAFEIANAATADALV; encoded by the coding sequence ATGTCAAAAAAATGTATCGGGGTTCTCACCAGTGGTGGCGATTGTCCAGGACTCAATGCGGTCATTCGCGGAGTCGTCAAATCATCGAGTCAACTCGGTTATGATTGCATCGGTTTTCTAAAAGGTTACGAAGGACTGCATGATCCCGTTCGCTACAAGACGCTAACACCGCAAAACACGACCGGGATTTTGAATCAAGGCGGAACGATCCTAGGATCGACAAATAAAGGACGTTTTGCAGCAACGGTCGGTGTATCGGATCGCGTCGAAATCGATCCTGAATTGCTCGCAGGAGTAAAAGTCACCATCGACCAACTCGGTATCGAAGGCTTGGTATGCGTCGGTGGCGATGGTTCATTAGCGATCGCTCAGCAATTCCACGAATATGGAATTCCGGTCGTAGGGGTTCCGAAAACGATCGATAACGATTTGTCCTCGACCGCATTCACGTTTGGCTTCGATAGTGCGGTAGAATGTGCAACCAATGCGCTCGATCGACTCCATACAACGGCGGCAAGCCATGGTCGCATCATGGTTCTCGAAGTGATGGGGCGGCACGCCGGCTGGATTGCTTTGCACGCTGGGATCGCTGGCGGTGGTGATGTGATCTTAATCCCTGAGATTCCTTGGACGTGGGAGAACGTATGCCACAAAATCCTGTCTCGCGAAAGCCAGGGCAAAGCGTTCACGCTCGTCGTGGTCGCCGAGGGTGCCGCCTTACCCGACGGCCAAAGTGTTGGCCTCGAGCGGGCAGGGGCGCAAACCCAACTTGGTGGAATTGGCCAAATTGTGGCCGCCGAGATCGAGCGACGACTGCACCATGAGACCCGTGTTTGCGTGCTTGGACATCTACAACGCGGTGGGTCACCGACGACGTTCGATCGCGTATTGGCAACCCAGTACGGTGCCCATGCGGTGCGACTTATCGTCGAAGGCAAGTTCGGTGAGATGGTTTGTTATCAGCCACCAACGGTTTCCAGTGTGCCGATTACCGAAGCGGTCAACCAACTTCGTCAAGTCGACCCACAAAGTTCTGCGGTCCAAGCCGCCCAAGCGCTCGGGATTAGTTTTGGGAACACGCATGCCGACGCCAGCCCGTTTGTTGCCAAAGCGGAACGATTCGAACGCAATCGGGTTCCCAGCACAGCGGATTTGGGGCAAAGTGCCGTGCTGGCGTTCGAAATCGCCAACGCCGCAACCGCAGACGCTTTGGTTTGA
- a CDS encoding outer membrane protein assembly factor BamB family protein, whose amino-acid sequence MPDFSPLKLTLRFLVVVVLVCFNSDFALSQAFFRPIVNTQSGRLIEAPRSVQQQLREAERAIENRNFSDAVVRLGELLQRDQSLSDDAYLHGQDFFLDVDEQMNGGGSPQMLSRNSLLHRAREIIGSLPPQALDMYELRYGPLARKTLADAAESRDWDQVAEVRRKFFHAKAGYEASLLLAQRDLYAGHALSASLLLDDVVVSDAAVAHLGQSVKLIYAVACRAAGREWDASLRPVGEIMVHGERESIPADVEMDNWMDERFSGGNPINAKQNDYPYFGGQADRNDRSLAELPLANERWQVDTTASPRQTRTLRELSSGLASNGKLLPPSWTPIRVGNQLLMRTTERLVGVDYRTGKRVWMYPWFSTNKNYDSDPDNIDFDALSDEDDANNLLSQRVWNDLPYGQITSDGKRVFMLDDLGEVEMATFSPIMGMRGTRPSETSANTLVALDLETEGKLAWRLGRGDDRESSLKDAFFLGPPLPLDGKLYVMAEIAGDILLVCLNPATGDELWRQHLVAVETGGVDSDPLRRVAGATPTYHEGVLVCPTSTGACVAIDLVDRMLRWGATYVRSDEIVRGINTRARRGIESSQLMLRWYNGGAVAADQYLLITPIESDKLYGFNLLSGEMLFPPKDRITMRYLAGIRDGKFLLVGANQVGAYALPSGDQLWMSGLDALSVGQLISGRGAFAEHSYLLPTSTNEIVKLSLEDGEVVDRRQLRFPLGNLVAADGELISQTATQLSVSYGEKSLGPKVELALKSNPKDTLAIVRKAELLLQAGERDEALALLAEAREREPDNDEVLMLSVSAMLDSLRDAPVIDGAMVETLDELIYEPDQRLELLALQVRAAFAEKRYEVAVEKMVELSALASSQSTPEDAASRIVSEAGRQCTLDAWLSARGSQIADDLIRRNDSEQLNRVNETVLRLLSNKRIASDGLLQTLASQFRSLEGVKPIRDELFDRYVEDAQWLRAFGLLLGSKPITSESVAELSTDRLIELAKIYTFDGFGEDGLAVLDRLRERNDAPDGKSLAQMEIETEAAVREFEWPENARVIWEPLPRRTRATMSFRQQIADTTIQYGEEFRDWRLNSEGAFALGIRDPNGDSRVIPLRFESQQRDMRQNEAKIAGGMMVVITSNALIGVDLHRLKDRDAECVLWQHNLSSDGTSQLNRRSRPTRFGDQVYHYKLDAPVAKNGEPRFSIGPLQGDQVVALQGGDLMAFDQMTGDIRWRNAGAPLGGMVLSDGKEIAVISEMEKRVFFYNTLDGSKLREASWDHGMLWAGEGKHALCYQEIPDRSREFYVRLVNPFNQNVVLEKTTYEANRTTRSIPGSYGRIVNGRYFAMLDTEGIAEVWDIVDGSRIAKLQTESYEDLIGMQASAMGQTLYLFAQRRAKAIRNSSSPMLQTRQSNEHETVNAVFAISLKTANDQTANDDVVDNESVGELLWQKEFDEAWGCTIAQPGASPVLMFSRAYSKFSPVNPRVRTRTLDFMALDRHDGHEVVSVYDKEVPSSTNELETQIKMPNQQPLIFVSIGLERLQLTFGTKQDLAIEAEDTAAE is encoded by the coding sequence GTGCCAGATTTTTCACCGCTAAAGTTGACGCTGCGATTTCTCGTCGTAGTCGTCCTTGTTTGCTTCAACAGTGACTTTGCCTTGAGCCAGGCGTTTTTTCGACCGATTGTCAATACTCAATCGGGGCGTCTGATCGAGGCTCCTCGAAGTGTTCAACAACAACTTCGCGAAGCTGAGCGTGCGATCGAAAACAGGAATTTCAGTGATGCGGTTGTACGCCTTGGTGAATTATTGCAGCGGGATCAATCATTATCCGATGATGCTTACCTACACGGTCAAGACTTCTTTTTAGACGTCGACGAACAGATGAATGGCGGCGGTAGCCCTCAAATGCTCTCCCGCAACAGTCTGCTGCACCGCGCACGAGAGATAATCGGCAGTCTGCCCCCGCAAGCTCTCGACATGTATGAGCTACGTTATGGCCCTTTGGCCAGAAAGACGCTCGCGGACGCTGCCGAGTCGAGGGACTGGGACCAGGTTGCCGAAGTTCGCCGTAAATTCTTTCATGCCAAAGCCGGTTACGAAGCCTCGCTACTGTTGGCTCAACGCGATCTCTACGCTGGGCATGCTTTATCCGCTTCGCTATTGCTGGACGATGTGGTCGTTTCCGATGCTGCCGTCGCTCATCTTGGTCAGTCGGTCAAGTTGATTTACGCGGTGGCTTGTCGTGCGGCGGGGCGAGAATGGGATGCATCGCTTCGTCCCGTCGGCGAAATCATGGTGCATGGTGAGCGTGAATCGATTCCGGCCGATGTTGAGATGGACAACTGGATGGATGAGCGATTCAGCGGCGGCAACCCGATCAACGCGAAGCAAAATGACTACCCTTACTTTGGCGGCCAGGCCGACCGCAACGATCGAAGTCTCGCCGAACTACCGCTTGCCAACGAACGGTGGCAAGTCGATACCACCGCGAGCCCGAGGCAAACGCGGACGCTCCGCGAACTGTCGTCCGGATTGGCATCGAATGGCAAATTGTTACCGCCGAGTTGGACGCCGATTCGCGTCGGCAACCAACTACTGATGCGGACGACCGAGCGACTCGTCGGCGTCGATTACCGGACGGGCAAACGCGTGTGGATGTACCCATGGTTTTCTACCAACAAGAACTATGACAGTGATCCTGACAACATCGACTTTGATGCACTTTCGGATGAAGACGATGCCAACAACCTGCTCAGCCAGCGTGTTTGGAATGATCTGCCCTACGGACAAATAACCAGTGATGGCAAGCGAGTGTTCATGCTCGACGATTTGGGCGAAGTCGAAATGGCAACGTTTAGCCCGATCATGGGAATGCGAGGAACTCGTCCGAGCGAAACGAGTGCGAACACCCTTGTCGCACTCGATCTGGAAACCGAAGGCAAACTGGCTTGGCGATTGGGTCGAGGTGACGATCGCGAATCGAGTTTGAAGGACGCTTTTTTTCTCGGCCCACCGCTGCCTCTCGATGGCAAGTTGTACGTGATGGCAGAAATCGCTGGCGATATCCTTTTGGTCTGCCTCAACCCTGCGACGGGTGACGAACTTTGGCGACAACACTTGGTCGCTGTGGAAACGGGTGGCGTCGATAGCGATCCGCTTCGGCGTGTCGCCGGTGCCACGCCGACTTACCACGAAGGCGTTCTCGTCTGCCCGACGAGCACCGGAGCCTGTGTCGCAATCGACTTGGTCGACCGCATGCTCCGCTGGGGAGCCACCTACGTTCGCAGCGACGAAATCGTTCGCGGCATCAACACGCGAGCGCGACGAGGAATCGAATCGAGCCAATTGATGCTGCGTTGGTACAACGGGGGAGCGGTCGCTGCGGATCAATACCTACTCATCACGCCGATCGAATCGGACAAGCTTTATGGATTCAATTTGCTCAGTGGCGAGATGTTGTTTCCACCAAAAGATCGGATCACGATGCGATATCTCGCAGGCATCCGTGATGGAAAGTTCCTGTTGGTTGGGGCCAATCAAGTGGGGGCCTATGCGTTGCCGTCGGGCGACCAACTTTGGATGAGTGGGCTCGATGCTTTATCGGTCGGCCAACTGATTTCAGGGCGTGGAGCGTTTGCAGAACATTCTTACCTTTTACCCACCTCGACAAACGAAATCGTCAAACTGTCGCTTGAAGATGGGGAGGTGGTGGATCGCCGCCAGTTGCGTTTTCCGCTCGGCAATCTGGTCGCGGCCGACGGTGAATTGATCTCACAAACGGCCACACAGTTGTCGGTCTCGTATGGCGAGAAATCTCTTGGACCCAAGGTGGAACTGGCACTGAAATCGAATCCCAAGGACACATTGGCAATCGTACGCAAAGCAGAACTCCTCCTGCAAGCTGGCGAACGCGATGAAGCTCTCGCCTTGCTTGCCGAAGCAAGAGAGCGTGAGCCTGATAACGACGAGGTGCTGATGCTATCCGTTTCGGCAATGCTGGACTCACTACGAGATGCTCCGGTCATTGATGGGGCGATGGTCGAAACGTTGGACGAATTGATTTACGAACCAGACCAACGATTGGAGTTGTTAGCTCTACAAGTACGCGCCGCGTTCGCAGAAAAACGCTATGAAGTTGCGGTGGAAAAAATGGTCGAATTATCGGCACTGGCTTCCTCGCAATCGACTCCCGAAGATGCTGCGTCGCGAATCGTATCGGAAGCAGGCCGACAATGTACCCTTGATGCTTGGCTAAGTGCTCGCGGATCGCAAATTGCCGATGACTTGATTCGTCGCAACGATTCGGAGCAACTCAATCGGGTCAATGAAACCGTTCTGCGGCTACTTAGCAATAAACGCATTGCGTCCGACGGTTTGCTACAAACATTGGCCTCACAATTTCGATCGTTAGAAGGTGTCAAACCCATTCGCGATGAATTGTTTGATCGCTACGTAGAGGACGCCCAATGGCTTCGAGCGTTTGGATTGCTATTGGGCAGCAAGCCAATCACTTCCGAATCGGTTGCCGAGTTGTCGACCGACCGTCTGATTGAACTAGCAAAGATCTATACGTTTGATGGTTTTGGCGAGGATGGTTTGGCGGTGCTCGATCGACTGCGAGAAAGAAACGATGCACCGGACGGCAAATCGCTTGCCCAGATGGAAATTGAAACGGAAGCCGCAGTGCGTGAGTTCGAGTGGCCCGAGAACGCTCGTGTGATTTGGGAACCTCTCCCGCGACGAACGCGAGCAACGATGTCGTTTCGTCAGCAGATTGCGGATACGACGATTCAGTATGGCGAAGAATTTCGCGATTGGCGATTGAATAGCGAAGGTGCGTTTGCTCTGGGAATCCGCGATCCGAATGGCGATTCGCGTGTTATCCCATTAAGATTTGAGAGTCAGCAACGAGATATGCGACAAAACGAAGCCAAAATCGCTGGCGGGATGATGGTCGTCATTACCTCCAATGCGCTGATCGGAGTCGATTTGCATCGGCTGAAGGATCGCGACGCGGAATGCGTGCTTTGGCAACACAATCTTTCCAGCGATGGAACATCGCAATTAAACCGCCGCAGCCGTCCGACGCGATTCGGGGACCAAGTTTATCACTATAAATTGGATGCACCCGTCGCCAAGAATGGTGAGCCAAGATTCAGCATCGGACCGCTTCAAGGTGATCAAGTTGTCGCCCTTCAAGGTGGTGACTTGATGGCGTTTGACCAAATGACAGGTGATATCCGCTGGCGAAATGCCGGTGCACCGCTCGGAGGCATGGTGCTTTCCGATGGGAAAGAAATTGCCGTGATTTCAGAAATGGAGAAACGCGTTTTCTTCTACAATACGCTCGATGGAAGCAAGCTAAGAGAAGCGTCTTGGGATCATGGCATGTTGTGGGCTGGCGAAGGAAAACATGCTCTATGCTACCAAGAAATCCCTGATCGAAGCCGAGAATTCTATGTCCGTTTGGTGAATCCGTTTAACCAAAACGTTGTGCTGGAGAAAACGACGTATGAAGCCAACCGAACGACCCGATCGATTCCTGGTTCGTACGGACGAATCGTCAACGGGCGGTACTTTGCAATGCTCGATACCGAAGGAATCGCAGAGGTTTGGGATATCGTTGACGGTTCGCGAATCGCGAAACTGCAAACCGAGTCCTATGAGGATTTGATCGGAATGCAAGCCTCGGCAATGGGGCAGACGCTTTATCTGTTTGCTCAGCGACGGGCTAAAGCGATTCGCAATAGTTCGTCGCCGATGCTGCAAACAAGACAAAGCAATGAGCACGAAACCGTCAATGCCGTCTTTGCAATCTCGCTCAAAACCGCCAACGACCAAACCGCCAACGACGATGTTGTCGACAACGAAAGCGTTGGCGAGCTGCTTTGGCAAAAAGAGTTTGATGAGGCTTGGGGCTGCACCATCGCGCAGCCCGGCGCGTCACCGGTATTGATGTTTAGCCGCGCCTATTCGAAATTCTCGCCGGTGAACCCTCGAGTCCGCACGCGAACACTTGACTTCATGGCACTCGATCGCCATGACGGACACGAAGTGGTTTCGGTATATGATAAAGAAGTTCCTAGCAGTACAAACGAGCTGGAAACGCAAATCAAGATGCCGAACCAGCAACCGCTGATCTTTGTCAGCATCGGACTCGAACGACTGCAACTTACCTTCGGTACGAAACAAGATTTGGCGATCGAAGCAGAGGACACAGCCGCGGAGTGA